A stretch of the Synechocystis sp. PCC 7338 genome encodes the following:
- a CDS encoding BRCT domain-containing protein, producing the protein MTPLELSYPLSGLVLALGSGIYVWNSRRALEKKLAQSPPSDLPSTIPTSSPTQAIAKEVSSNHDNGEESPEGIIHTKGKLRRLEKELQSIQSSLQNALAERDQLTENYQAQEKMVAALQHQLAHYDDIQGGKLAGLQKLNQELLQENTNLSDRLKQAVNEVAETRPKLVQLQSLMTRNQQLSDQLTHVEQNQAKAIDQHLASQEKLWQQQRREEQESLKNRLVQAEQKVQTLTTERDQAQQESHTLKEKTQSVQAEVTNLQTALARLVQQEEQWQGEREQLTAKLNQLEEAQKELALANAELKLKLETTQAEGDRLKAEKKEQTAAVQSAQGEVTQLQEELATLKEAIAKTQPTAPEVPVKANVAATKPAPAKPAEAPAPVSVEVEQESAKPTKAEKVDPTPAKTTAKPEPQPAKVAKATVPQLSESKTKSSPESEPAEKAPVKVEKTSVEAPQGESKSEPAPAQTGDRPPEVDQSGVHPLAEKKIVILGTLNAMNREEAKTRLQNVGAECTGTPSGKTDYVVVGKAPGAKLKKAQKLGIAQLSEAQFLELLGE; encoded by the coding sequence ATGACCCCATTGGAATTGAGCTACCCCTTAAGCGGATTGGTTTTGGCCCTAGGCAGTGGCATATATGTCTGGAATAGTCGTCGTGCCCTGGAAAAAAAACTGGCCCAGTCTCCACCTTCCGATTTGCCGTCAACCATACCCACCAGTTCCCCAACCCAGGCGATCGCCAAGGAAGTCAGCTCTAACCATGACAATGGCGAGGAATCCCCTGAGGGCATCATCCACACCAAGGGGAAATTGCGTCGTCTAGAGAAGGAGTTACAGTCGATCCAAAGCAGCCTACAAAATGCTTTAGCTGAACGGGATCAGTTGACAGAGAATTACCAAGCTCAGGAAAAAATGGTGGCCGCTCTGCAACATCAGTTGGCTCACTACGATGACATCCAGGGTGGAAAACTAGCGGGCTTGCAAAAACTCAATCAAGAATTGCTCCAGGAAAATACCAACCTTTCCGATCGCCTCAAGCAAGCGGTGAATGAAGTGGCGGAAACCCGCCCTAAATTGGTGCAGTTGCAGTCTCTAATGACCAGAAATCAACAGTTGAGCGACCAACTCACCCACGTAGAACAAAATCAAGCCAAGGCGATCGACCAACACTTAGCTTCCCAGGAAAAACTCTGGCAACAACAACGCCGGGAAGAGCAGGAAAGCTTAAAGAATCGGCTTGTCCAAGCAGAGCAAAAGGTACAAACATTAACCACGGAGCGGGATCAAGCCCAGCAAGAATCACACACTTTAAAAGAAAAAACCCAGTCAGTCCAGGCAGAGGTAACAAATTTACAAACCGCCCTTGCTCGCCTAGTGCAGCAGGAAGAACAGTGGCAAGGGGAACGGGAGCAACTCACCGCCAAACTAAACCAACTGGAGGAAGCGCAAAAAGAATTGGCCCTAGCCAACGCCGAATTAAAACTCAAACTGGAAACTACCCAGGCCGAAGGCGATCGCCTGAAAGCGGAGAAAAAAGAACAGACTGCCGCCGTGCAATCTGCCCAGGGGGAAGTGACCCAACTGCAGGAGGAATTGGCCACGTTGAAAGAGGCCATAGCCAAAACCCAGCCCACAGCTCCGGAAGTGCCGGTTAAAGCTAACGTCGCCGCAACTAAGCCTGCTCCAGCAAAACCAGCCGAGGCCCCCGCCCCAGTCAGTGTTGAAGTTGAGCAAGAATCAGCTAAACCGACCAAGGCTGAAAAAGTTGACCCCACCCCTGCTAAAACTACAGCAAAACCTGAACCCCAGCCCGCCAAAGTTGCTAAAGCGACCGTGCCCCAGCTATCTGAATCAAAGACAAAGTCTAGTCCGGAGTCAGAGCCCGCAGAAAAGGCCCCGGTTAAAGTGGAAAAAACTTCGGTAGAGGCACCCCAGGGAGAATCAAAATCAGAGCCAGCCCCAGCCCAAACTGGCGATCGCCCGCCGGAAGTTGACCAAAGCGGAGTCCATCCCCTGGCCGAGAAAAAAATTGTCATCCTCGGTACCCTCAACGCCATGAATCGGGAGGAAGCTAAAACCAGACTCCAAAATGTGGGGGCTGAATGCACTGGCACTCCCAGCGGCAAAACCGATTATGTGGTGGTGGGCAAGGCCCCCGGCGCGAAACTGAAAAAAGCTCAGAAGCTCGGCATTGCCCAATTGTCGGAAGCTCAATTCTTGGAATTGTTGGGCGAATAG